From the genome of Pseudobacteriovorax antillogorgiicola, one region includes:
- a CDS encoding sensor histidine kinase, which yields MTTALKISNYPNEDWAFDLLKVGSWEYCPTQQILAWSPQTYDIHNIPRDSEIDVEQAMAYYRESDRDVIRQSIQECIESGKDYDLQLAIVDSKGTEKVVRTMGRRVLKPNGSYCIEGIIQDITLLVKLEKRVENATKKAHEFSSLLDKTAIVAETNTRGIITHVNQKFCEISKFDEDELIGQNHNILNSGFHSREFFKNLWKTIGSGRDWRGKIKNKAKDGTYYWVDTLIHPVKNSKGQIRKYLSIRHDITQEKEQEEINLKNSRLLAIGEASAQIMHDVMNPLAVIQSTEYLLRQASTQEDPSKLINNIAEKIDENVERIKSIFNDMRSILVDELELTTVDLKDIINESVALVDPIREKANVTIENDVRSSFHIVGNRNLLMQVMTNLLKNSIEAIENLGEKWIQIEAIDIGKYTFIRVIDSGHGIPKEVQEHMFDSFFTTKRDKGGTGIGLGLCRKIIDLHGGELKINNNNKNTEIDVVFQNKLGSPNP from the coding sequence ATGACAACTGCACTGAAAATATCTAATTACCCGAATGAAGACTGGGCCTTTGATTTACTTAAAGTCGGTAGCTGGGAGTACTGCCCAACCCAGCAAATTCTGGCCTGGTCGCCTCAGACTTATGACATCCACAATATTCCACGAGACTCCGAGATCGATGTTGAGCAAGCTATGGCATACTATCGTGAATCTGATCGGGACGTGATTCGCCAATCGATCCAAGAGTGCATTGAGTCGGGCAAAGACTACGATCTGCAATTAGCCATCGTCGATAGCAAAGGAACCGAAAAAGTCGTGAGAACCATGGGCCGAAGGGTCTTAAAACCCAACGGCTCCTACTGTATCGAAGGGATCATTCAAGACATTACGCTTCTCGTCAAACTTGAAAAGCGAGTGGAGAACGCCACCAAAAAGGCTCATGAGTTTTCTAGCCTTCTTGATAAAACCGCAATCGTCGCGGAAACCAATACCAGAGGCATCATTACCCATGTAAATCAAAAATTTTGCGAAATCTCCAAGTTTGATGAAGATGAACTCATTGGTCAGAATCACAATATCCTTAACTCTGGCTTTCATTCTCGTGAGTTTTTTAAAAACCTATGGAAGACCATAGGCTCGGGTCGGGATTGGCGAGGAAAAATTAAGAATAAGGCAAAGGATGGTACATATTATTGGGTTGATACACTCATTCACCCTGTTAAAAATAGCAAGGGGCAGATCCGAAAATACCTTTCCATCCGCCATGACATCACGCAAGAAAAAGAACAGGAAGAGATCAACCTAAAGAACTCAAGGTTGCTTGCCATCGGCGAGGCGTCAGCGCAGATTATGCATGATGTCATGAACCCGCTCGCCGTGATCCAATCGACGGAATACCTCCTCCGTCAAGCATCCACCCAGGAAGATCCTAGCAAATTGATTAATAATATTGCAGAAAAAATCGATGAAAATGTCGAACGTATTAAAAGTATTTTCAACGATATGAGAAGTATCTTGGTGGATGAGCTGGAGCTTACTACCGTTGACCTTAAAGACATCATCAATGAATCGGTCGCCTTAGTTGACCCGATCCGAGAAAAAGCAAACGTTACCATTGAAAACGATGTAAGGTCCAGTTTTCATATCGTCGGCAATCGCAACCTGCTCATGCAAGTTATGACCAACCTCTTAAAAAACTCCATTGAGGCCATCGAAAACCTTGGAGAGAAATGGATACAAATTGAGGCCATCGACATCGGAAAATACACATTCATCCGCGTCATCGACTCAGGTCACGGCATACCCAAAGAGGTGCAAGAGCACATGTTCGACTCATTCTTCACAACCAAGCGAGACAAAGGCGGAACCGGTATTGGCCTTGGACTCTGCCGAAAAATCATCGATCTGCACGGTGGTGAGCTTAAGATCAACAACAATAACAAAAACACTGAGATTGATGTCGTTTTTCAAAACAAACTTGGTTCACCAAATCCATAG
- a CDS encoding ATP-binding protein, whose translation MSELSFAKRLIDHTEIPSAIVDRVTLSLICCNQNFQEFVSRRNLPLKFGRLDRTRLGWREHPEIKLTEHKGNGFCLIQLDVQLKEELEQAQRQIKLDQMIEEAYKIQLENHDFLHKVFNTVATTLIVVSTEGHIVHINRHAEKLLGWDAANCLGLSFFDVIEDSNGIPQTFDSFKSLESTEIDFAVGNSRVTMLVFTNPFYTKSGNLSGFVCSASDITRLKQVTEELIEARDRAQVASRAKSVFLSNMSHELRTPLNAIIGYAELAEEDILDGEFDGLNEAINVMKKSGYYLLELVNGVLDLAKIEDGRAEVNATDFSLEGLAKQIQTMVEPLAIKKSNRFQISLSGDQPQIWSDQQKLKQVLINLIGNACKFTENGVIELCISEESDGVRFAVRDTGRGIPPEKKKLVFERFGQAHDVNSQKLAGTGLGLTISQSLVKLLGSQGIELKSELGKGSEFSFLIPRVKMTDEAMDAFKVLIVDDEAAIREYLIDCIGDGSIKYFEAENGDQGLSLFMTKKPDLVLTDLHLPHKSGIEFIEEISPTETPIYVISGTSIDSLKDKCQQLSVKGFIEKPFSPDEIRDIVRDLRSRDVA comes from the coding sequence GTGTCTGAACTGAGCTTTGCCAAACGACTCATCGATCATACAGAGATCCCATCGGCGATTGTCGATCGGGTTACCTTGAGCCTTATCTGTTGCAATCAGAACTTTCAAGAGTTTGTCTCTCGAAGAAATCTTCCTCTTAAGTTCGGTCGTTTGGATCGAACAAGACTTGGCTGGCGAGAACATCCAGAGATCAAGCTAACAGAGCACAAGGGCAACGGTTTTTGCTTGATTCAACTCGATGTGCAGCTGAAAGAAGAGCTAGAGCAAGCCCAAAGGCAGATTAAACTTGATCAGATGATCGAAGAAGCATACAAGATACAGCTGGAAAATCATGACTTTCTACACAAAGTATTTAACACTGTTGCCACAACCCTAATCGTTGTTTCTACTGAGGGGCATATCGTACATATCAATCGTCACGCAGAGAAGCTCCTCGGGTGGGATGCCGCAAATTGCCTCGGTCTATCGTTCTTCGATGTTATCGAAGATTCCAACGGTATTCCGCAAACGTTTGATAGCTTTAAGTCCTTAGAATCAACTGAAATTGATTTTGCAGTTGGTAACTCCAGGGTCACGATGCTGGTATTCACCAACCCATTCTACACCAAGAGCGGCAATCTAAGTGGTTTCGTGTGCAGCGCCAGCGATATTACCAGACTCAAACAAGTGACCGAGGAATTGATCGAGGCCCGCGATCGAGCTCAGGTCGCAAGTCGAGCAAAAAGCGTGTTCTTGTCGAATATGAGCCATGAGTTGCGAACTCCGCTCAATGCCATCATTGGCTATGCGGAGCTAGCTGAAGAAGATATCTTGGATGGTGAATTTGATGGTCTCAATGAAGCTATCAATGTGATGAAAAAGTCGGGATACTATCTGTTAGAGCTTGTTAATGGTGTGCTCGATCTGGCAAAAATAGAAGATGGTCGAGCTGAGGTCAACGCCACAGACTTTTCCTTAGAAGGCCTAGCTAAACAGATTCAAACGATGGTAGAGCCATTGGCGATTAAAAAGTCCAATAGATTTCAAATTTCACTTTCGGGGGATCAACCTCAAATTTGGAGTGATCAGCAAAAATTGAAGCAAGTCCTCATTAACCTCATTGGGAATGCTTGCAAGTTTACCGAGAACGGCGTGATCGAGCTTTGTATCAGTGAAGAAAGTGATGGAGTTCGCTTTGCAGTTCGAGATACCGGTAGGGGTATTCCTCCTGAAAAGAAAAAGCTAGTGTTCGAGCGATTTGGTCAAGCTCATGATGTAAATAGCCAAAAACTTGCTGGCACCGGGCTAGGGTTGACCATAAGTCAATCTCTGGTAAAACTTCTTGGAAGTCAGGGGATTGAACTGAAAAGTGAGTTAGGGAAGGGGAGTGAATTCTCCTTTTTGATTCCACGGGTGAAGATGACAGACGAGGCCATGGATGCCTTTAAGGTACTTATCGTGGACGATGAAGCTGCAATTCGTGAATATTTGATCGACTGCATCGGCGATGGGAGTATCAAGTATTTTGAAGCCGAGAATGGTGATCAAGGTTTAAGTCTATTTATGACGAAAAAGCCTGACCTAGTACTCACGGATCTTCATCTCCCTCATAAAAGTGGTATCGAGTTCATTGAAGAGATCTCACCGACGGAGACTCCCATTTATGTAATCTCCGGAACGTCGATCGATTCTCTCAAGGATAAGTGTCAACAGCTTTCGGTGAAAGGGTTTATTGAAAAACCGTTTTCACCGGATGAGATTCGGGATATCGTCAGAGACCTGCGTTCACGGGATGTGGCTTAA